The following proteins are co-located in the Carassius auratus strain Wakin chromosome 7, ASM336829v1, whole genome shotgun sequence genome:
- the LOC113106257 gene encoding methylthioribulose-1-phosphate dehydratase-like, with amino-acid sequence MSSVVNTVQAVCNRQEKGDKDHPRVLIPELCRLFYQLGWVTGTGGGISLRHGEHIYIAPSGVQKERIQPEDLFVCDIDEKDISCPPPQKKLKKSQCTPLFMNAYTKRGAQAVIHTHSKAAVMATLMFPGKEFRITHQEMIKGIRKGNSGTNYRYDDTLVVPIIENTPEEKDLKECMARAMDMYPDSCAVLVRRHGVYVWGETWEKAKTMCECYDYLFDIAVQMKQCGLEPSDLPTEDKGIV; translated from the exons ATGTCGTCGGTCGTAAACACTGTACAAGCGGTGTGCAACAGGCAAGAAAAAGGG GATAAGGACCATCCTCGTGTGCTGATCCCAGAGCTTTGCAGACTCTTCTATCAGCTGGGCTGGGTGACAGGAACCGGGGGAGGAATCAGCCTGCGGCATGG TGAGCACATTTATATAGCTCCCTCAGGTGTTCAGAAAGAGAGAATAcaa CCAGAGGACTTGTTTGTGTGTGATATTGATGAGAAGGACATCAGTTGTCCACCTCCACAGAAAAAGCTAAAGAAAAGCCAATGCACGCCCCTCTTCATGAACGCCTACACAAAGAGAG GAGCTCAGGCAGTTATCCATACACACTCAAAGGCTGCTGTTATGGCAACTCTCATGTTTCCTGGCAAGGAATTCCGCATCACGCATCAAGAGATGATCAAGGGGATTCGAAAAGGAAACTCTGGTACAAACTACAG GTATGATGACACTCTAGTTGTTCCAATTATTGAGAACACCCCAGAGGAGAAAGACTTAAAAGAGTGCATGGCCCGAGCCATGGACATGTACCCCGACTCCTGCGCTGTTCTCGTCCGCAGACACGGGGTCTACGTCTGGGGAGAGACCTGGGAGAAAGCAAAGACAAT GTGTGAATGTTATGACTACTTATTTGACATAGCTGTGCAAATGAAACAGTGTGGCCTGGAACCCTCTGATCTTCCCACTGAAGATAAAGGCATTGTTTGA